TCCCCAAAACAAACCACAAAaggttaaaaaaaaccaaactgGTAAACGGGTCGAGAAGAAACAAGCCCAGccaagggggaaaaaaaaaacaagccAAAAACAGAGGTTCGCTGAGCATCTTGGAAGTTCAAATCCGGCTTTTGGAAATTCAAACGAATGATCTCGCTTGCACAAAGCCTTTCCAGAGAAACAGGCTGCAGTATTCCAAACGCCCATCATAGCTTTGGTATACAGAATCCCAAAAAGATGTATTACTACAACGAGAATCCATCGCTGGCGCCCAATGGGCCCAGGTCATACCAAGAGAATGGAGGGGGCCGAAACAACCGCAACGGCAACGCAAGTTTCGTGCCCAAAGGAACCAGACAACATCAGGGCAATGGAGGTGGTCGAAATAACCGTGCCAACAACAATTATCACGccaatggcaatggcaatggcaatggcaaCAACCAATGGAGCCCTCGCAATGGTAATGGGAATGGCAATCGCAATCACAACAACCAGTGGGACAATCATCAAAATGACATTGGCAATGTGAGCCCTACCGACCATGGCATGGGCAATGCGAACCACAACGGCAATCCCAATTACAGGGGCCAGAACTTCAACCCCAACTACAAGGGGAAGAACTACAACCCGAACTTCTCTCGTCCTGTACCGGCCAATACTGTAAGTACTCCCCTCCTGTCCATTCTCCCATTCATGCATTGATGATTCGATACTAACCATCAATTATAGAGTCAGGCTCGAAATGGCAATTGGAGACGTCAGTCCAACAAAAACCACAACAATCACCAGAACCAGAACAAGTACAGCCAGCCTGTGTCTGCCAATAGCGACGTTCAGATGGCGGAGGCACCAACCGATGAGCCCGTAAGTTGACACGTCCCCATCCATTCTGTACAAGATCAATTGCTAACTTTGAATTTAGAATGACATCGAGATGCCAGACGCACCACCTCTCCCCGATCCAGTGagtgatctctgggaagcggCAAATTGCCTACAACATGCACTGACTTCTTTGCAGAGGATCGAAGCCTTCACCATGGGTGCTCTTGCAGTCAAAGAAATTGTTAGTCTCCCACTTTCCTGTTTTCAGTATCATCCGGTTGCTTTCCAACAACCTGCTGCTCCACATCTCGCTTTCCATTACCCTGCCTTCCGTCCCCCATCTTTCCACCCTCCACTTTTCCATCCCAAGATCCTCGGTTCTCCAAAGTTGCGAGGAAATGATGCGTGTAGCTACTTTCTCTAACACCATAACAGGCCGAGACCATGCTCAAGCTAGCTAGTGAATTGGACCCTAGCTACGTCCCCAGCTGAGCTCCACCAGACAGCGGCCTAGCCAACCCTGATCTAGTCATCTTACGACAAACACAACAACTCTCATCGACTTGTCGTCCTCAACAGAGTCACACACATGTCCACATCGGTCACCATCCACCAAGGACCTCTGGACCCGCCCCAAGACCTCTGGGTTCCTCGATCGGGCCCGAACCGTCAATGACGGGTGACAACCCACCAAGAGCAGGGTGCAAAAGACTAAGACTCCATCGACAAAAGACACACCACACAAACGTCATCTGGTCCTGGTGTCGACGGTGTGGCTCATGCCCCGTCCACTGGGAGGAGATTCAAGACCGGGAAGAAACTCGGTGGTGAAGAAGAATGCAAACTGGTACATGTGCAATGGAGGAATCAAACAAAGGAACCTGGACTTAGAGTTGCAGTCCTGGCCATGGTTTTTACCGAGCACCCAATTGGAGCTTGCCGGGTTTTCCCATGGCCCCGTCGGGGTGAAGACAGACAACATCGGCATCGGCATTggcatcaacatcagcatgaacagaaaaaaaaaaaaacgccatCCACTCATTTTCATCCCGCGGCCGAATGGGGGTCTTGCCTTTTATTGACATCTGTTTTGGGCGTTTTTGCATATCTTGGATATTTGATTGATTTTCTGGGAGTGACATGCTTGGGTTtgatattggatatgagaCAATTTGCATGTGCTGGATTTGGTTCGCTTGTGAGTCTCGCGCGATGCCATGGTCGTTGAGAGTCTCACGACTTTCCAGATGGGATATCACGGGAGAGATTTGTCATGTACCGTCCTCGATCAAGCAGTCTCTCGCGATGCCATGGTCGTGGagagtctttttttttggttttgagAACAATTTGGATGTATCTAGAAACGGAGAATAATTACTCTACGCTTGAATTTCATTTTCTGTAGGCCTGAAGACACCGTAGACTGATCTAAACTAAAAGACGATCCTTTGACATCAAGCCCTGGAGATATGCAATGGAATCTTTACATGCAGATAGACAATTTCAGGTTGTTCGAATGAATGCAGCATAAATAGACATAGTGGTTACAGCCTTTCCAAGACAAACAGCCGGATGGATTCCTGGCAGGTGGAATTCAAAAATACAACCCAACACCTATTCCCAATGCaaagcaaaacaaaaaaaaacataatACATCCAGGGGAGATCGAGAGGCAGAGACGCTGTACAAAACAACCAAACAGAGACCGCATCAGCATCAAGGGAATCAATCCTTCTTCTCCGCCACAGTCTCATCCGTAACCGCCTCACCAGTCTTCCCATCCTTCCCACCCCAAGTCCAAACATCCCATATATGCTCCTGGATCAAATCCCCATATCCCTTCCCTTCACTAAGCGCCTTCTGCTCCTCCCTCAACCTCCTCTCCTTCCACCCTTCAGACTCCCCGCCCATCCAAACCCGCTGCATCACACCCTCCTCCTGCGCCTGTCTCGCCTTGAGCTTCTCAATCTCCTCCTTCAGCCCCGGATCCGGCGCCCTGCGCTGCTTATCCGAAAGCGACAGGATTTGCGCCTTCAGCCGTTCCTGCTCAGCCTGGCGGAGCTGCGCATCGCGCGCTGCCCGGAGTCGTTCTTGGATCTCCTGCGCGCGCTCGCTCGgcagagaagagaaggacCCCTGCATGCGGGAAATGCGCGCGTCAATTCGGTCGACGATGCTGCGGCCTGTACGGTCGTGGACGATGTGGTTTGCGGATGCGCCGAACGAGCAGAGGACGAGGACGGTGAGAGGGTCGAGTTTGCGTGGTGGGAGGGCGATTAGGATCGGTGCGCCGATGAGGAATGTGTAGGCGGCATAGTTCTTGAAGCGTTTGTAGTCTGCTTCGCGGGTTGCGTTCAGGTCTGGGGGTGAGGGGGTTGCCATGGCTTTTCTTGTGGATTTGGGATTTGGCAAGAGGTTTGGAGGGAAATTTATGGTTGCAGGGTTGGGCTTGGCGGATACTTGGCAGGGTCGGGTTGATGTAGTTTGTTCATTTACACACCAGTTTACTTGATCTTGGGTTTCggtttcggttttttttttttaaaaaaaatgagCAGATCAATAGATGGGAATTCGGGTGCCATGAAACTACTCCTTGCTTCTTACAACacagggggaaaaaaaaaacagataTCAAAAAACCATCTCAACTAGATACCGTACACTACTGCGCTTGGGATTCACCAAGACCTCTAGACAAGATGTGTAGCCACTGTTTAAAATCACTTGAGCATTCTTCTCAAATGGATAGAGCAGTAACGATCTAATATCGTACAGTAGGAAACAAGAATCTAACTTCAGCTTAAGAGGTAATTGGCACAGTGGACAATCCCAGCCTGTCAGTGTTCAGGTCGATGTTATACAATTACCAAATCCAACTCTATACCCTCCAGggcttactttccccctttgaCCCTCTTCGACCTCTCCATATTCACTCCCCCATCTGACTACATCTCCAAAATCCCACAATCACGATGTTTGCCAACGGTCTCTTCACTCGGTTCTCCAACGAGTCCTTTCAAACCCCTACCTCGGATGCCCCGAGTGGCATCGAGAACCACCAGCCAACTAGCCCCAAGGCCCCCTCCACCGACCGCCGGGCGATCAAGCAGCCGGTACGCCATACAAGACTAATCTCCCCCTAACAAACGCGCTCAACCCCCAAGCTAACATCCTCCCAGAACGCCCAGGAGAACATAGTGAAGCTGCGTGGTGGCGGCACTGGTGATATCTGCTGTGGCCTGTGAGTCAAATGCTCCACGTCACAAccgaaccccccccccccccccaaactgATAGTCATCCAGTTGTGCCGGTCTTCTCTGCTTCGAGTGCTGTGAGTGCTGTGAGCATTGCTGCTAATTGCGTGGTGGCTCGAACACGCTATCGGCTTGATCCTCTCGATATCCTCGATACTGTGCCTGGTGCTTGATGGGTCTGCGTGTTTGTTACGTCCGATGATAGGGGCTTCGAGTGCTTGGGTTGGGGGATGTCGAGAAGTGGGAATTAGCCGGGCTCGGGACGTTattgttctttttttctatGCTTTGAGATATCTCTTCAGTGATTATGACTCTCATTCTGGGCTACTTGCCAGAACCTTTTCTTGCAAATGGAGTCCAGACCCAGCTTGAGATACCAAAATTCATTTTCGAGCTGGGCAATTTGAAATTCAATCTCTTTTTGGTCGATTGTGGATTCTTAGAGCCGCCTCTTGCAAGCTGTACGGGTCTGATGAGAAGAGTCATACCGCTTTCTCCTTTGGACAGTGTATGAATCAAAAAATGATTTGTGCTATGAAACTACGTGAAGTGAAGAGATTTCCTGAATATTTTTCCATGATGTGACTTTCTTTCAATCCGCAGAACCTCGATAGATAATCTTGAAGCTCACCCCTCAAGCTCATCTCCAGGCACAATCCTCAAACCTCAGACTCAAAgttcttcctcgtcatcccTGTTAGGCGCATCGGAACAGACTAGTCTTTCCAAATCATCCACTAGGGATTCCACGTTTGAAGCACCAGACGCTGTATTGGAAGACACGGGCACTTCATTGGACGACATAGCCTCTGCGTTGGAAGAGTCGTCATCTCCATTAGAAGAGAGGGCCTCCGGGGTTGAAGAAATATCACCCGCACTCAACGACGGGACATCTTCATCCGAAGACCCAGGAGCATTATGCTCAGGCTGGCTACTCACATCGAACCCCATCTCTCCGGACTCCAGTTCCTCGCCAATCATCCGCGGGATATCAGCAAAGCCTCGAGTAACTTCACTGAGGTCCTGTTCAATTTGGCCAGTGGTGACACGGAAAGCACACTTGGAATATCGAGCCTCCATATGGGCAACGAGCGCGGCGAGGGTCCTGAATCGTTTGAAGCATCGAGGGCAACTACAAATTAGATGGTTAGCGAGAATCTCGTTGCAAGAAAAACGAACAGAAAACGAAGATACTCACTCATTGATTGCTTCATCCTCCATCGTCAAGTGATACTCAAAGGTGGTAGCATACAAGAAAGACGAACCGCAGTTGCAGTAGTAGCGACTTTTTTCGGGATTCCAGAACTTCTCCGGGTCCACGCCTTGGATCTTGCGGTGAGCCATGGCTCGGCAACGAGTGGGAGCCACATAGCGAGAAGGGCCTTCTCCTTGGGCAACTGGATTGGATCCAGAGGGAACTGCCCCGCTTGACTGCTTAATGGCTCCGTGGGCAGACGGGAAAGGATCATCGTAGCGGATTGAGGGACCAAAATTATCATCGAGGAGGACACCTCCGGGCGATTCAGTGGAGCTACTTCCCGCTTTTCCTTTGGCTGGGGTCGTTGGAGCGCCCAGTTCGAGCCATTTGTCATGAGGGTGGGTTGCAACCCCCGTATCATGAGCAGGACGCTTTCCTTCCATACGGGGAATAGAGAGATTCAGCAGAACGCCACCATCTGTATCCAGGTCCTCGCTGGAGCTTTCAGAGGGAGGAGACTGTGGTCCAGGAGAATCTTTGCCCATCGTCAAAACACTTGTTGTGCTGTGAAGTTCATAGTTGGCGCCCTCGCGAGCTTTCTCTGGCAGGGCAAGAATAGGGCACGCCTTGTCTTCAATATGTTTCATGACTGCCGAGGCGGACTTGTACTTGCAACCACACCCCTTGCAGGCAATTTCGTGATGTTCGCGATGATTCTGAACATGATGATTCTGTTAGTACTGTTTCCTATTTGTACGGATGTCACTACAGAGAATGGTAGAAGACTCACGTTTCTCATGTGAACCTCCAAACCAGCCTCGCTGCGGAGCTCGAGACAGCATTCGGGGCAAGCAAAGTGACGGTCACTCATAATCTTGTGTAGATGGAGTGTCTGCTGAGACTGGAAATCGAGGTCACATTTCATGCAGTAAGAATGTCTGTCCGCATTGGCCTTGTGGTGTTGCATCTCGCTGACGGACTCAAAGCTCAGTCTGCAGCCCTTGAAGGTACAAAGTACCCCCTCCAGCTCTTGAGCCATCACAAAGCGCCTTAATAGGCTCTCAAGGCGACGAAGTGCCGTGTATCAGCGAAGGATGGATGTGATGTGGGATATCAAGAAAGTTGGAGAAGGAAAGGAATAACAGAACGATGAAATCAGAAAAACAATGAGAGGGGGAGAGTAGAAAAGCTTACGGCAACTTCTCAAAGCGTTCAAGGCAAACCAAGTGATTGCTTTCTCTTTGATAACCATTGGCCGTGGCTGGGTCTGTCAAGATAGGAAGAGGCCATGGTTCGATATTGGGTGATTGATCAGAGGAATCTAGAAATCCCGAAAAAGTAGTAAATCACTTTGGTTTGATGAGGCCGGGACTCGATCCCAGGACTTTTGAGATTTCCGCTGACTCTCATCGTCCTCGTTCCTTCCCAAAATGGGGGTCTGAATAGCCTCATTTTTGACTTGAGATGCAGGTACCCTAGGTGCAAAGTGGCCCCCCAACCACCACTTTGAGGTACTTGGAAGGACCTCAAAATTAATACCCAGATAGCCACATAGATTTAGATACTGTGTTGTTAAAATGACACTCATTGATTCCCAGGAAGACAGAAAAATCAAAGATCCAAGAATCCTGAGTGACTTGGCCATTAAGTTTTACTCCTATTTGAAGAAGATAAGAACTACTCTTTCAACCAGCCCCCCCCAGTGGCCCAGCGGTATTATGGCCGGGGCATCCCACACCAGGATGTCGCAACGGGTTTTACTTGCTCCCCACTGTCGGTCGGACTCCTATATGCTGAAGCTCTCCCGAGGCACTACGCTAGGCAAACCCCCCGCGGAAGGGTATAGTCCCCCGTTACTTAGGGGGGAGGCCGTAGTTAGTACGGTGGGTAGAGGTGTATAGGGGAATGGCCGGAGGAGAGGACCATGTACATCGAGAGACCAGACTCTGTCCATACCCTCCTGAGGTCTAGGAACGGTCTAGATTAAtggggacttttttttttgggatgtGGATGTTGAGGGATGTTAAGTGAGGCTTCCCTCTTATTCCTTCCCTTtcgtctttcttctcttaATGCCCTTCACCCGTGTAGGGCCATCGTGCTTGAGCTAACACAACTGCTGTTTCGGTCAAATAAAGGTCCACCTCGATTGCTCTCCACACAAGTTTCGACGATCCAATCTGTCTTTGAACTTTGCAGTACCCAGAAATCCGATCGAAATTCCCGCTTTGGTCGGATGCTGGGAATGacgcttttttctttctactATCCTATACTTCTCTCAGATCGGAAACGGCAAGGTCACTCTTGAAGGCACTAGGCTTGTTGATGAGACACGAAGAATGATACCATAAAGTCCCTCTTAGTACGATAGCTCGGCTCTGTTCTCGCAATATCCTTATGCTTAGAATCGAGAGAAAGGCAACCTGCTTCTCCGTTAGATCATTATTCAGCAAGAATAGTAGAAATACTTTTACCATTTACCACGAAGAGTGATGACAGCCCAGTTATTACCATCCTCATCAGTCTCCTTCTCAACGTTTGTCGAAAAGGAGATGGCACTCATAATCCCATCCCCAAACTTCTCATTGAGAACCGCCTTGTACGCATAGCCATAGTTCTGCACAATCTCATACAGTCGGTAGATAAGGGGCTCCTTTGGCGGCATTTCGACGGAGCGACCGCGGTCGGGGAAGCCGTTGAGTTGCTCCTCCAACGGTTGCTGGGGGATGAGAAGCAGATCGGCCAGCTTTTCAATGTCTTCAGGTGACGCTTTAGCCTGGCCGTAGAATATGGCAGCTGCAGCTACTTCATTGCGACCAAGATGTTCCCCAATCTTCTCAAATGTCA
Above is a window of Penicillium digitatum chromosome 2, complete sequence DNA encoding:
- a CDS encoding Ankyrin repeats (3 copies) family protein; protein product: MATPSPPDLNATREADYKRFKNYAAYTFLIGAPILIALPPRKLDPLTVLVLCSFGASANHIVHDRTGRSIVDRIDARISRMQGSFSSLPSERAQEIQERLRAARDAQLRQAEQERLKAQILSLSDKQRRAPDPGLKEEIEKLKARQAQEEGVMQRVWMGGESEGWKERRLREEQKALSEGKGYGDLIQEHIWDVWTWGGKDGKTGEAVTDETVAEKKD
- a CDS encoding Zinc finger, C2H2-like, which codes for MAQELEGVLCTFKGCRLSFESVSEMQHHKANADRHSYCMKCDLDFQSQQTLHLHKIMSDRHFACPECCLELRSEAGLEVHMRNNHREHHEIACKGCGCKYKSASAVMKHIEDKACPILALPEKAREGANYELHSTTSVLTMGKDSPGPQSPPSESSSEDLDTDGGVLLNLSIPRMEGKRPAHDTGVATHPHDKWLELGAPTTPAKGKAGSSSTESPGGVLLDDNFGPSIRYDDPFPSAHGAIKQSSGAVPSGSNPVAQGEGPSRYVAPTRCRAMAHRKIQGVDPEKFWNPEKSRYYCNCGSSFLYATTFEYHLTMEDEAINDCPRCFKRFRTLAALVAHMEARYSKCAFRVTTGQIEQDLSEVTRGFADIPRMIGEELESGEMGFDVSSQPEHNAPGSSDEDVPSLSAGDISSTPEALSSNGDDDSSNAEAMSSNEVPVSSNTASGASNVESLVDDLERLVCSDAPNRDDEEEL
- a CDS encoding Cyanate lyase, C-terminal; its protein translation is MSLATLDTTLHPNLPAVSTTLFRAKAARQLTFEKIGEHLGRNEVAAAAIFYGQAKASPEDIEKLADLLLIPQQPLEEQLNGFPDRGRSVEMPPKEPLIYRLYEIVQNYGYAYKAVLNEKFGDGIMSAISFSTNVEKETDEDGNNWAVITLRGKWLPFSRF